A single Elaeis guineensis isolate ETL-2024a chromosome 15, EG11, whole genome shotgun sequence DNA region contains:
- the LOC140854101 gene encoding uncharacterized protein: MAASNLLAWIIETNHLTGPNFKDWLRNLKIILSSKKIAYVLDQDLTPLPAHLTPDQRASHEKWLDDDNKVRCYVMSNELQCQHENMKTARQILSHLQELYDEQSCAVCYEMSK, translated from the coding sequence ATGGCTGCTTCAAACCTTCTTGCCTGGATCATAGAGACTAACCATTTGACTGGACCAAACTTTAAGGATTGGCTACGAAATCTTAAGATCATCTTGAGTTCTAAAAAGATAGCCTATGTTCTCGACCAGGATCTCACCCCCTTACCAGCCCATCTGACTCCTGATCAGAGAGCTTCTCATGAAAAATGGTTGGATGATGACAATAAAGTCAGGTGCTATGTGATGTCTAATGAGttacagtgccaacatgaaaacaTGAAAACTGCTAGGCAGATACTGagtcacctacaagagttgtatgatgagcagagctgTGCAGTATGCTACGAAATGTCTAAGTAA